A single region of the Candidatus Neomarinimicrobiota bacterium genome encodes:
- the acs gene encoding acetate--CoA ligase yields the protein MSSSKTFAPNRDFVSEARINSAEQYREMYTQSMENPDEFWAGVAERLDWFKKWDEVVNSDFVNADIEWFRGGKLNVSYNCLDRHVEAGHGDRTAIIWEGNDPSESQSFTYAELLGQVQKFANVLKANDIRKGDRVCIYQQMIPQLAIAMLACSRIGAVHSIVFGAFSADSLRDRINDSACKLLITQDTGVRGIKTDIPMKVNADKAVSEASSIEKIIVVQRTGTEVHMKDGRDIWWHEVMEDAESECPPEEMDAEDPLFILYTSGSTGTPKGVLHTTAGYLVYTSFSHEMVFDYHEDDVYWCTADIGWITGHSYIIYGPLANRAISVMFEGVPNYPDWGRFWAVVEKHGVNLFYTAPTAIRALMKEGDKWPGEHDLSSLRLLGTVGEPIKEPEWMWYHRKIGKEKCPIVDTWWQTETGGILITPLPGAIPTKPGSAALPFFGVEPVLMDEEGNELSGAAQGFLVIKTAWPGLMRTVYGDHERFRQTYFDRFPGYYLTGDGCRRDEDGYYWITGRIDDVMNVSGHRIGTAEVEGAIGKADGVAEAAVVGFPHEIKGQGIYAFVTLMTGVEEDENDGIHHSILKTVTTEIGPHAKPDKIQFTPALPKTRSGKIMRRVLRKIAEGDVENMGDISTLADPSVVDGLVTGRQ from the coding sequence ATGTCGAGTAGTAAAACATTTGCACCGAACAGAGATTTTGTATCAGAGGCCCGCATCAACTCTGCTGAACAGTACAGAGAGATGTACACCCAATCCATGGAGAATCCGGATGAATTCTGGGCCGGAGTGGCTGAGCGGTTGGATTGGTTCAAGAAGTGGGATGAAGTCGTCAATTCTGACTTCGTGAATGCGGATATTGAGTGGTTCAGAGGCGGAAAGCTGAATGTAAGCTACAACTGTCTCGATCGACATGTGGAGGCCGGTCACGGCGACAGGACAGCCATAATATGGGAGGGGAATGATCCCAGCGAGTCACAATCTTTCACCTACGCTGAACTCTTGGGCCAAGTGCAGAAGTTTGCCAACGTACTCAAAGCAAATGACATCAGAAAGGGTGATAGAGTCTGTATCTACCAGCAAATGATTCCTCAGCTTGCCATCGCCATGTTGGCGTGCTCGAGGATCGGCGCCGTCCATTCTATTGTGTTTGGTGCATTTAGCGCTGATTCCTTGAGAGACCGTATCAACGATTCTGCCTGCAAACTCCTGATTACTCAAGATACGGGTGTACGCGGAATAAAAACCGATATTCCGATGAAAGTCAATGCGGATAAGGCTGTCTCTGAAGCATCGTCCATTGAAAAGATAATCGTTGTGCAGCGAACCGGCACGGAAGTCCATATGAAAGATGGTAGAGACATTTGGTGGCACGAGGTGATGGAAGACGCGGAATCTGAATGTCCTCCTGAAGAGATGGACGCTGAAGATCCTTTATTTATTCTTTATACATCGGGATCAACGGGAACGCCCAAAGGTGTACTTCACACTACGGCCGGATATCTTGTCTATACGTCATTTTCACATGAAATGGTCTTTGATTACCATGAAGATGATGTCTACTGGTGTACAGCAGATATCGGCTGGATTACAGGACATTCATATATCATATATGGGCCGCTGGCAAATCGTGCAATATCGGTTATGTTCGAGGGCGTACCAAACTATCCGGACTGGGGACGCTTCTGGGCGGTGGTGGAGAAACACGGAGTCAACCTCTTTTATACAGCGCCTACCGCCATCCGGGCTCTCATGAAGGAGGGAGATAAATGGCCCGGGGAACATGATCTTTCCTCTCTCAGACTTCTTGGAACTGTGGGAGAACCGATCAAAGAACCCGAGTGGATGTGGTATCACCGCAAGATAGGGAAGGAGAAATGCCCCATAGTTGACACCTGGTGGCAGACTGAGACTGGCGGCATTCTCATTACGCCGCTACCGGGAGCAATTCCTACGAAGCCCGGTTCGGCAGCTTTGCCATTCTTCGGTGTGGAACCTGTCCTCATGGATGAAGAAGGGAACGAACTTTCCGGCGCCGCCCAGGGATTCCTTGTCATTAAGACAGCCTGGCCCGGCCTGATGCGAACCGTTTACGGTGATCATGAGAGGTTCAGGCAGACTTATTTTGACAGGTTCCCGGGCTATTACCTTACCGGTGACGGTTGCCGCCGGGATGAAGACGGTTATTACTGGATAACAGGAAGGATTGACGATGTCATGAATGTGTCAGGACACCGGATCGGAACGGCGGAAGTGGAAGGCGCCATTGGTAAGGCTGACGGGGTGGCAGAGGCTGCTGTTGTCGGGTTTCCCCACGAGATCAAAGGGCAGGGTATCTACGCCTTTGTGACGCTCATGACAGGCGTTGAGGAAGACGAAAACGACGGCATTCATCACAGCATTTTGAAAACTGTTACTACCGAGATCGGTCCGCACGCCAAGCCTGACAAGATCCAGTTCACGCCGGCGCTGCCGAAGACCCGCTCCGGCAAAATCATGCGGCGTGTGCTGCGGAAAATTGCCGAAGGTGATGTTGAAAACATGGGCGATATATCGACGCTCGCCGATCCCAGTGTCGTGGATGGATTGGTGACAGGCAGACAATAG
- a CDS encoding molybdenum cofactor biosynthesis protein MoaE → MIKTEIVQGKIDPFPSEDNHTGEGAEVVFNGRVRETENGKPIVALEYEQYEGMADQELEALAKETMDKFPIHDLFCRHREGEVPVGECSLHISVRAPHRKEALGALSWFISELKKRVPIWKWAIYPDGSKKTSHHDH, encoded by the coding sequence ATGATTAAGACAGAAATCGTTCAGGGAAAAATCGATCCGTTCCCCAGTGAAGACAATCATACCGGTGAAGGAGCTGAAGTTGTATTCAATGGTCGGGTAAGGGAAACGGAGAACGGGAAGCCCATCGTTGCTCTGGAATATGAACAGTACGAGGGGATGGCCGATCAGGAGCTGGAAGCTTTGGCTAAAGAAACAATGGATAAATTCCCCATTCACGATCTCTTTTGCCGCCACAGGGAGGGTGAAGTGCCTGTAGGAGAATGTTCTCTACATATATCTGTCCGGGCTCCCCATAGAAAAGAAGCGCTGGGTGCACTCTCCTGGTTTATTTCAGAATTAAAGAAACGAGTACCGATCTGGAAGTGGGCGATTTATCCGGACGGGTCGAAGAAAACCAGTCATCACGACCACTGA